The following are from one region of the Phyllostomus discolor isolate MPI-MPIP mPhyDis1 chromosome 9, mPhyDis1.pri.v3, whole genome shotgun sequence genome:
- the TLDC2 gene encoding TLD domain-containing protein 2 isoform X1 encodes MKGLRWRYTRLPSQVEDTPSGEGGEEEEEEEEEEKEAAPDPALEDPMEPQLTEASQVLGASEMRQLSLYLPPSVTGHSWSLAFGTARDGFSLRSLYRQMEGHSGPVLLALKDQDGQGVSGGPPSPFQLQTARSSAFQMFGAFSSSAFQLSKGFYGTGETFLFSFSSQLKVFKWTGSNSFFVKGDVDSLMMGSGSGEFGLWLDGDLYHGESHPCATFNNEVLARREQFCIQELEAWVLS; translated from the exons ATGAAAGGTCTTCGCTGGCGTTACACCCGGCTG CCCAGCCAGGTGGAGGACACTCCGTCTGGAGAAgggggtgaggaagaggaagaggaagaggaagaggagaaggaggcagcCCCAGACCCGGCTCTGGAGGACCCCATGGAGCCCCAGCTGACAGAAGCCAGCCAGGTTCTGGGAGCCTCGGAGATGAGGCAG CTCAGCCTCTACCTGCCCCCGAGCGTCACCGGACACTCCTGGAGTCTGGCCTTCGGCACGGCAAGGGATGGCTTTAGTCTGCGGAGCCTGTACAGGCAGATGGAGGGCCACAGTGGGCCGGTGCTGCTGGCGCTGAAGGACCAGGACGGGCAG GGGGTTTCCGGAGGACCACCAAGTCCCTTCCAGCTGCAAACTGCACGCTCTTCTGCTTTCCAGATGTTTGGGGCCTTCTCCTCCTCAGCGTTTCAACTCAGCAAAGGCTTCTACGGCACTGGCGAGacgttcctcttctccttctcctcacaGCTGAAG GTCTTTAAGTGGACGGGAAGCAACTCTTTCTTTGTGAAAGGAGACGTGGACTCACTGATGATGGGCAGTGGCAG tGGCGAGTTCGGGCTGTGGCTGGACGGAGACCTGTATCACGGGGAAAGCCATCCCTGCGCGACCTTCAACAACGAGGTGCTGGCCCGGCGGGAGCAGTTCTGCATCCAGGAACTGGAGGCCTGGGTTCTGAGCTGA
- the TLDC2 gene encoding TLD domain-containing protein 2 isoform X2: MKGLRWRYTRLPSQVEDTPSGEGGEEEEEEEEEEKEAAPDPALEDPMEPQLTEASQVLGASEMRQLSLYLPPSVTGHSWSLAFGTARDGFSLRSLYRQMEGHSGPVLLALKDQDGQLQTARSSAFQMFGAFSSSAFQLSKGFYGTGETFLFSFSSQLKVFKWTGSNSFFVKGDVDSLMMGSGSGEFGLWLDGDLYHGESHPCATFNNEVLARREQFCIQELEAWVLS; encoded by the exons ATGAAAGGTCTTCGCTGGCGTTACACCCGGCTG CCCAGCCAGGTGGAGGACACTCCGTCTGGAGAAgggggtgaggaagaggaagaggaagaggaagaggagaaggaggcagcCCCAGACCCGGCTCTGGAGGACCCCATGGAGCCCCAGCTGACAGAAGCCAGCCAGGTTCTGGGAGCCTCGGAGATGAGGCAG CTCAGCCTCTACCTGCCCCCGAGCGTCACCGGACACTCCTGGAGTCTGGCCTTCGGCACGGCAAGGGATGGCTTTAGTCTGCGGAGCCTGTACAGGCAGATGGAGGGCCACAGTGGGCCGGTGCTGCTGGCGCTGAAGGACCAGGACGGGCAG CTGCAAACTGCACGCTCTTCTGCTTTCCAGATGTTTGGGGCCTTCTCCTCCTCAGCGTTTCAACTCAGCAAAGGCTTCTACGGCACTGGCGAGacgttcctcttctccttctcctcacaGCTGAAG GTCTTTAAGTGGACGGGAAGCAACTCTTTCTTTGTGAAAGGAGACGTGGACTCACTGATGATGGGCAGTGGCAG tGGCGAGTTCGGGCTGTGGCTGGACGGAGACCTGTATCACGGGGAAAGCCATCCCTGCGCGACCTTCAACAACGAGGTGCTGGCCCGGCGGGAGCAGTTCTGCATCCAGGAACTGGAGGCCTGGGTTCTGAGCTGA
- the TLDC2 gene encoding TLD domain-containing protein 2 isoform X3, with protein sequence MKGLRWRYTRLPSQVEDTPSGEGGEEEEEEEEEEKEAAPDPALEDPMEPQLTEASQVLGASEMRQLSLYLPPSVTGHSWSLAFGTARDGFSLRSLYRQMEGHSGPVLLALKDQDGQMFGAFSSSAFQLSKGFYGTGETFLFSFSSQLKVFKWTGSNSFFVKGDVDSLMMGSGSGEFGLWLDGDLYHGESHPCATFNNEVLARREQFCIQELEAWVLS encoded by the exons ATGAAAGGTCTTCGCTGGCGTTACACCCGGCTG CCCAGCCAGGTGGAGGACACTCCGTCTGGAGAAgggggtgaggaagaggaagaggaagaggaagaggagaaggaggcagcCCCAGACCCGGCTCTGGAGGACCCCATGGAGCCCCAGCTGACAGAAGCCAGCCAGGTTCTGGGAGCCTCGGAGATGAGGCAG CTCAGCCTCTACCTGCCCCCGAGCGTCACCGGACACTCCTGGAGTCTGGCCTTCGGCACGGCAAGGGATGGCTTTAGTCTGCGGAGCCTGTACAGGCAGATGGAGGGCCACAGTGGGCCGGTGCTGCTGGCGCTGAAGGACCAGGACGGGCAG ATGTTTGGGGCCTTCTCCTCCTCAGCGTTTCAACTCAGCAAAGGCTTCTACGGCACTGGCGAGacgttcctcttctccttctcctcacaGCTGAAG GTCTTTAAGTGGACGGGAAGCAACTCTTTCTTTGTGAAAGGAGACGTGGACTCACTGATGATGGGCAGTGGCAG tGGCGAGTTCGGGCTGTGGCTGGACGGAGACCTGTATCACGGGGAAAGCCATCCCTGCGCGACCTTCAACAACGAGGTGCTGGCCCGGCGGGAGCAGTTCTGCATCCAGGAACTGGAGGCCTGGGTTCTGAGCTGA